The following coding sequences lie in one Paenibacillus durus ATCC 35681 genomic window:
- a CDS encoding tyrosine-type recombinase/integrase, which produces MDEALLGYEEELEAFIVWMKDAGYTAYTQKSYLADVRQFLNSLNGKTLNTVKKLHVISFLTSMRERGVSDTTRNRKHASVSCFFKSLIELELLTGNPAAGIKKSKTEKNREPVYLDEDDIRRFLAKVDGKYKERNLAVFLLMAYMGLRVGEVHTLNLGDYHPERRMLRVFGKGRKWRNVPVPGDVAPYLDIALAERLTPWRGSREEAMFISQKGRRLSIRAIQGIASETFQRFQSGIPAARRRSFSSHKLRHSFATMLLRKGADLRTVQELLGHSSIQTTTVYTHITDREKEEAMSRLQLQL; this is translated from the coding sequence GAAGAAGAACTCGAAGCCTTTATCGTCTGGATGAAGGACGCGGGCTACACGGCCTATACCCAGAAATCGTATCTTGCCGATGTGCGGCAGTTCTTGAACAGTCTGAACGGGAAAACGCTGAACACCGTCAAAAAGCTGCACGTAATCTCCTTCCTTACCTCCATGCGCGAACGTGGAGTCAGCGATACGACAAGGAACCGCAAGCACGCTTCCGTTAGCTGCTTTTTCAAATCACTGATTGAGCTTGAACTGCTGACCGGCAATCCCGCAGCGGGCATCAAAAAGTCCAAGACCGAGAAGAACCGGGAGCCGGTCTATCTGGACGAGGACGACATTCGGCGGTTTCTCGCAAAAGTGGACGGCAAATATAAAGAGCGGAATCTGGCCGTTTTTTTGCTGATGGCTTATATGGGTCTGCGCGTCGGGGAGGTACATACATTGAATCTGGGAGACTATCATCCGGAGCGGCGCATGCTCCGCGTGTTCGGCAAAGGCCGGAAATGGCGGAATGTTCCCGTACCCGGGGATGTCGCTCCCTACCTGGACATTGCTCTTGCAGAACGGCTGACGCCGTGGCGCGGAAGCAGGGAAGAGGCGATGTTCATTTCGCAAAAAGGGCGCAGGCTCTCGATCCGGGCCATTCAGGGCATTGCTTCCGAGACCTTTCAGCGCTTCCAGAGCGGAATTCCGGCTGCCCGCCGGCGTTCTTTTTCCAGCCATAAATTGCGGCACTCCTTTGCCACGATGCTGCTGCGGAAGGGCGCGGATTTGCGGACCGTGCAGGAGCTGCTCGGACATTCCTCCATACAGACGACAACGGTGTACACCCATATCACGGACAGGGAAAAAGAAGAGGCCATGTCCCGCCTGCAGCTCCAGCTATAA
- a CDS encoding DUF2500 domain-containing protein, whose translation MNLGPDPSWMFDFAGTVLPIFVVVMAGIIALSAGKGLLGWFRNSRLPVLTVPARIVAKRSEIRQKPQDDGNIARAVMIHYLTFELADGERVEFKVNGNEYGVSAERDRGRLTFQGTRYHGFKREPHYSFMEER comes from the coding sequence ATGAATTTGGGACCGGACCCATCCTGGATGTTTGATTTTGCGGGCACGGTATTGCCGATCTTTGTCGTCGTGATGGCAGGCATAATCGCCTTGTCAGCCGGGAAAGGACTGCTTGGATGGTTCAGGAACAGCCGTCTGCCTGTGCTTACCGTTCCTGCCCGCATAGTGGCTAAGCGCAGCGAGATCAGACAAAAGCCTCAGGATGACGGTAACATCGCCCGTGCGGTGATGATCCACTATTTGACCTTTGAGCTGGCAGACGGAGAGCGGGTGGAGTTCAAGGTTAACGGGAACGAATACGGCGTCAGCGCCGAGCGGGACCGGGGGCGCCTAACCTTTCAAGGCACCAGGTATCATGGTTTCAAGCGGGAACCCCATTATTCCTTTATGGAAGAACGTTAG
- a CDS encoding WD40/YVTN/BNR-like repeat-containing protein — MPFPAVRLKHYRKLLIVLLVVLLAALTVASCSSPPPETKPQLKPTEPPEEGQTITLITPDAGNIYSAKKSKYQIQTRLTDFQLLGESEGLAWGVTKNALRLYLTRDSGKTWTNISPASAVQFSSNPVYGQDIFFTDPGNGWIIRQAFGMMETTVLRTKDGGKSWKISSLNQGGRISSAYFASPLKGWLLATWDSEGSGESKALYMTEDGGATWKTVMQNDQYSPKSLHPAIPVVGVTGGMVFRDREHGLVTLNKSKTPKLYHTVDGGASWQEDNTFASADAFKNYDTVKLGQPEFFGTTSGWISVAGSKKGVEGTFYDGLFTTDGGEKWMYSPLHLGVRTGMNEDVPPTFLDADLGWMLNGNLVYHTTNQGKDWKVLPSSDVLQSMLTEYPEIVKLQFISKEVGWLLIEKSDNKRSILLQTTNGGVNWRVQ; from the coding sequence TTGCCTTTTCCGGCTGTACGCCTGAAACATTATAGGAAGTTACTCATCGTTCTGCTGGTCGTTCTGCTGGCTGCGCTGACCGTGGCATCGTGTTCGTCTCCCCCGCCGGAAACGAAGCCGCAGCTGAAGCCGACGGAGCCGCCTGAGGAAGGGCAGACGATTACCCTGATTACACCGGATGCCGGCAACATTTACTCTGCAAAAAAATCGAAATACCAAATTCAGACAAGGCTTACTGACTTTCAACTGCTCGGCGAGTCGGAGGGACTGGCTTGGGGCGTAACCAAAAATGCATTGCGTTTGTATTTAACCCGGGACAGCGGAAAGACATGGACCAATATTTCTCCCGCTTCGGCCGTCCAGTTCTCATCCAATCCCGTCTACGGGCAGGACATCTTTTTCACAGATCCCGGGAACGGGTGGATTATACGGCAGGCTTTCGGAATGATGGAAACTACTGTGCTGCGGACCAAGGATGGAGGAAAGAGCTGGAAAATTTCTTCTCTCAATCAAGGAGGCAGGATTTCATCCGCATATTTCGCTTCTCCGTTAAAGGGCTGGCTGTTGGCCACCTGGGACTCCGAGGGGAGCGGGGAGAGCAAGGCGCTATATATGACCGAAGATGGAGGAGCTACCTGGAAGACGGTTATGCAAAATGATCAATATTCTCCGAAATCCCTCCATCCGGCGATTCCGGTGGTTGGCGTTACCGGTGGTATGGTATTTCGGGATCGCGAGCATGGCCTGGTCACACTGAATAAATCCAAGACTCCAAAGCTGTACCACACCGTGGACGGCGGAGCCAGCTGGCAGGAAGATAACACCTTTGCTTCCGCTGACGCTTTCAAGAATTATGATACGGTTAAGCTGGGACAACCTGAATTTTTCGGTACTACTAGCGGATGGATATCGGTAGCCGGCAGCAAGAAAGGCGTCGAAGGGACATTCTACGATGGCTTGTTTACAACGGATGGAGGAGAAAAATGGATGTATTCTCCGCTTCATCTCGGCGTCCGGACGGGAATGAATGAAGATGTGCCCCCGACCTTTCTGGATGCGGACCTTGGCTGGATGCTGAATGGGAATCTTGTTTATCACACGACCAACCAGGGAAAAGACTGGAAAGTACTCCCGTCCAGCGATGTGCTTCAATCCATGCTTACCGAGTATCCGGAGATCGTCAAGCTTCAATTTATCTCGAAAGAGGTCGGTTGGCTGCTGATTGAAAAGAGCGATAACAAGCGGTCGATTCTTTTGCAAACAACGAATGGCGGTGTCAATTGGCGCGTTCAGTAA
- a CDS encoding DUF3900 domain-containing protein: MKFNVQFLSFYVIQVEGNEGQGAKSYKHYQTLDEEEYEHSDIKKFLDGEFSRIVKRKVEKNPNSEQAPTKIGRFLVEPGYDLDSNPNFNQLTRLRAAEDVESFHQFGDDLVRSYLDTSAVRGGALILSQAVLRTHGDDPFVFIMKCDFESKIARISDERSLISEVEMAISARNMKSIQYPYMLEEGMFEEWELKIHQSSHARYFEDFLKFVTYEQSIPEIVNDQVMGYVQSYVETKWPDETHEERQQTERDLELWAASEKRDIQHKWEPEEVIEAASRIIDIKPEIELKFKIGDTYVKGFLADYGDKVHIATFGDRYALVIEGSSFTFDKGFSPVELLQPEPFAQLADRLLDKKWAGDEEGPTEE; the protein is encoded by the coding sequence ATGAAATTCAATGTCCAATTTCTGTCCTTTTATGTGATTCAAGTGGAAGGAAATGAGGGGCAAGGCGCGAAATCGTACAAGCATTACCAGACTTTGGATGAGGAAGAGTATGAGCATAGCGACATCAAGAAGTTTCTGGATGGGGAGTTTTCACGGATAGTCAAGCGCAAGGTGGAGAAAAATCCGAACTCGGAGCAGGCGCCGACCAAGATCGGACGCTTTCTGGTGGAGCCAGGATATGACCTTGACAGTAATCCAAACTTCAATCAGCTTACGCGGCTGCGCGCGGCGGAAGATGTGGAATCCTTCCATCAATTCGGTGACGATCTGGTCCGAAGTTATCTGGATACGAGCGCCGTTCGCGGAGGGGCGCTTATTCTTTCCCAAGCCGTGCTGCGCACCCATGGCGATGACCCGTTCGTGTTCATTATGAAATGCGATTTCGAGTCCAAAATTGCCCGTATTTCCGATGAGCGCAGTCTGATTAGCGAGGTAGAAATGGCGATCAGCGCCCGCAACATGAAGTCGATTCAATATCCTTATATGCTGGAGGAAGGCATGTTCGAGGAATGGGAACTAAAAATCCACCAGTCTTCGCATGCCCGTTACTTTGAGGATTTTCTGAAGTTCGTTACCTATGAGCAGTCGATTCCCGAAATTGTGAACGACCAGGTTATGGGGTATGTACAGAGCTACGTGGAGACCAAATGGCCGGACGAGACCCATGAAGAGCGACAGCAGACCGAGCGTGATCTGGAGCTTTGGGCCGCAAGCGAGAAGCGCGACATTCAGCATAAGTGGGAGCCTGAGGAAGTGATCGAGGCGGCTTCGCGGATTATTGATATCAAGCCGGAAATCGAACTGAAATTCAAAATTGGCGACACCTATGTCAAAGGGTTCCTGGCGGATTATGGGGACAAGGTCCATATTGCCACGTTCGGCGACCGCTATGCGCTTGTGATTGAGGGCTCTTCTTTTACTTTTGACAAAGGATTTTCGCCTGTGGAGCTGCTGCAGCCGGAGCCCTTTGCACAGTTGGCGGACAGGCTTCTGGATAAAAAATGGGCAGGGGATGAAGAAGGACCCACCGAGGAATAG
- a CDS encoding L-lactate dehydrogenase: MAPPFKPNRVVVIGTGAVGTTTAYTLLLRRRMPELVLIDVNHQKALGEALDMNHGMPFAGGVKLWAGTYEDCRDADIIIVTAGASQKPGETRIDLLRKNISIFRDIIQKITKYNSHAILLIATNPVDILAYATLEISGFDRRRVIGSGTVLDSARFRYLIGKHKEIDPRSIHGSIIGEHGDSEVPVWSLANISGGIELGFNDEAREEIYQNTKNAAYEIINAKGATSYAIALALDRIVEAILSNEGAVLNVSTLLNNYNGVSDVFLGAPCIVDRSGVREVLKMPLSEEEQALFQQSAEKLKAEIAKLEL, from the coding sequence ATGGCCCCCCCTTTCAAACCAAATCGAGTTGTCGTTATCGGTACCGGAGCAGTCGGTACAACGACAGCCTACACCCTGCTGCTGCGCCGCCGCATGCCTGAACTTGTACTCATTGATGTTAATCACCAAAAGGCGCTTGGCGAAGCGCTCGATATGAACCACGGCATGCCTTTTGCGGGTGGTGTAAAATTGTGGGCCGGAACCTACGAAGACTGCCGGGATGCGGATATTATTATCGTCACCGCAGGCGCTTCACAGAAGCCTGGCGAAACACGCATTGATCTTCTGCGCAAGAACATTTCAATCTTCCGGGATATTATCCAAAAGATTACGAAATATAATTCGCACGCCATTTTACTAATTGCAACTAATCCGGTCGATATTCTCGCTTACGCCACGCTGGAAATCAGCGGCTTCGACCGCAGACGCGTTATCGGTTCCGGGACTGTGCTGGACAGCGCCCGTTTCCGTTACCTGATCGGGAAGCATAAAGAGATCGACCCGCGTAGCATTCACGGTTCCATCATCGGCGAGCACGGCGACTCCGAGGTTCCCGTATGGAGCCTTGCCAACATCAGCGGCGGCATCGAGCTCGGCTTTAACGATGAAGCCCGGGAAGAAATTTACCAAAATACGAAAAACGCCGCTTATGAAATTATTAACGCCAAAGGAGCAACGTCTTACGCCATCGCGCTCGCGCTGGACCGGATCGTAGAAGCCATCCTCAGCAACGAAGGAGCCGTGCTGAACGTTTCTACACTCCTGAACAACTATAACGGCGTGTCAGATGTATTCCTCGGTGCTCCATGCATTGTGGACCGTTCCGGGGTTCGCGAAGTGCTGAAGATGCCGCTGAGCGAAGAAGAGCAAGCGCTGTTCCAGCAATCTGCCGAGAAGCTTAAGGCCGAAATCGCGAAGCTGGAGCTGTAA